The window CATGACGGACTTTTTGCCCAGGGTATATCCGTTGTGGATCAGGCCGTAGGCAATTGCAATGGAAATGGCCGGATACAGGATCAGAGGCATGATGCCGCCCAAAGCTGATCCGCTGCTTGCAAAGGGCAGGAAGATGGAAATGATAATAGGCATGATGGCCGCCCATACGATGGCATCTCCCATCCCGGCAATAGGGCCCATAAGTCCTGTCTTAATGCCTGTTATGGCTTCATCGGTCACATTTTCCCCATTGGCCTTCTGCTCTTCCATGGAAATGGCAATCCCCTGGATGATCGCTCCGAAGATCCCCTCTGTGTTAAAGAAAACCAGGTGGCGTTTTAAGGCTGCGCTCAATTCTTCATCCGTGCTGTAAAGCTTTTTTAAAACCGGCGTCATGGATGCACAGAATACCAGACTCTGCAAACGCTCATAGGAATTGGAAAGTTCCGCGCCGGCATAATAAATCCACATGGATTTTGTAATATCTTTTTTTGTAAGCTTTTTTACCTGTGTCTGCTCTCCCATCTTAAACTGCCTCCTCCTTTAACTGGAATAAACCTAAAAGCAATGCCATGCAGGTGGCAAAGATCGCCACTGCCATGGTGTCAAGCTTCAAATACATGACTGCAAAGAATCCAACGATAAAGAACGGCACCAGTGCCTTTTTCCCGATGACCGACAGGGTGATGGCAAAGCCGAGAGCCGGAAGGATGCCTCCCATGATCTCAAAGGAATGCATGAGCCACCGGGGAAGGATGGTGATCAGCTGTTCCACGGCTGTTACGCCGAAATAGTCAATGGCAAATACGATTGGAAAACGGATGATCAGGCCTGCAATGGCGGGATAGAGAAAAGCCGCCCTCAAAATCCCTTTTGTATCCGCCTTCTCTGCATAACGGTCCGCCATATGTACCCAAACCGCATTGGTAGTCCTTCTTAACTGGTCTACAAATACGCCGATAACACCAAAGGGAATTGCCAGGGCAATGGCAACCTCCGGCGTCATATTGGACATGACCCCCAAAGGAATGGCAATACAGCCTGCAAGGGCCGGATCACTTGGAACATTGCCTCCCGGCGTGGACGTAACTCCCAGATAAACCAGCTGAAGCCCTGCCCCGATCTTCATGGCCAAAGGCATATTTCCGGTGAGCAAGCCTACAAAAACCCCGATCACTACCGGCTGAAGCAGCATGGAAGAAAAGGTGTACCCAAATCTCAAACGGCAGAACCAGTAATAGAACCCCATACATACAGCTAACATCAACACACTCATGTCATACCCTCCTTAGTTATTGTATTTTTTCAATATCCCATCCAAATTTTGAGGAACATCCTCCGGAATGGTCTGGAAGATGATCTTCACACCCGCTTCCTGAAGATAAACCAGCTTTTTCACATCCTCATCATCCAAGGTGATATTCTGAAATACCACCTTACGGTTAGGCGCTCCCCCAAGGCCTCCCACCTGAATGTCCGTAACTTCAATCCCTCCTTCATATACTTCCTTCATGCTTCCCAGATCAGGAAGTAGCAAAAGGACCCGTCCGTTTCCAAACTGGTTTTCCTTCCAGTTTTTAACTGCATCCGCCTTGCTGTAGCATTCTACCTTAACCCCTGCAGGAGCGGACATTAAGTAAATCTCCAGCATGAATTCATCAGCTGCAAGGCTGTCGCTGACCACAACAATTTTATTTGCCTGGGACTGGTTGACCCATTTTGTCATGACCTGTCCGTGAATCAGCCTGCTGTCGATCCTGCATAATACGATTTCTGCCATATTTCCTAATTCTCCTTTCTTTCCATGGATTCCATGATCTGACTCACCACGTCCATGACCGAAGCCTGTCCCTGTTTTAATACCACATCAAAGTTACAAGTCCCCGTGTACTGGATCTGTGTGCAGGCCTCAATCATAAGAGGTGCATTAAGGCCTGAAATCACCTTAATGTTCCGCTCTTTTCCGATTTTTGCACCTGCATTGGTAGTGGTTCCTCCAAAAACGTCAGTAAGGATCAAAGATCCCTCCGGCATCCCGGCTGCGTAACTCTCCACAAGGGCGTAATATTCGGCAAACGTCACTTCCGGTGTTAACGGGATCTCATGGACAAAATCCACGCTTCCCATAATCATCTTAAGGCTCTCCGTCAGCGCCATTCCCCAGCCTCCGTGGGTCAAAAGCAATATCTGCGGCTTTTCCATTTCGTACCTCCATTTCTTATGATGTGACCCTTGATAATTGAAATTGTAGCATACTACATTTTTAATGTCAATATTGTATTTATGATATTTGTACATATAAAATAATGTATTTTACTACTTTTCTTGTAATTATAACTTTTTTATCCCTGGAATATTGTATTTTGATTTTAAAATATGATATACTTATTTTGAAATTCACTACAGAAGTGCTACAGAAATAACAACACGCTTCCCTTTCCGGGAAGAGTGAAAGAAAGGCTGTATAACAAATGACTGAGAACTATGAACTTTTTACATTAATGGCCCGGATTGACGGTATGTCAAACCAGTTTACCAAGACTGACTGGAAAATCGTCCAGTATATTAAGAAGTCCACGGCCAAATTCATTGAACTGAGCGCCCAGGAGCTGGCAAAGGAAATCGGGACATCGGATGCCAGCATTATCCGCTTTGCTCAGAAAGTAGGATACTCCGGGCTTAATGAGTTAAAATATACCATGCAGAAGGAGATCGACAAAAGTTCTTCTTCCGTCAATCATTCCGACTACTCCACTCTGCTTAACGATAACAAGATGCTTTTGGACAGCCTGTTTAATCTCACAAACCCTTCGGACATCAACCATGCCAGGGAGCTTATGCTAAAATCCCAGCGTATTTTTATCGTTGGCCTGAATTTCAACCAGAATGTAGCAGAAATCATTGCCCACAAATTCATGACCATTGGACTTACGGTCCAGGCCCTGACCAATTATGATACCCTAAAGCTGTATCAGAGCCTGTCCAGGGAAAGCGACCTTTTTATCACCATCTCCCTTTCCGGCAATCACAAGCAGCTTTCCTCCATCCTGGCTGACTTTAAGAAAAACGGGAGCAGCATTCTGCTTGTCACCAATTACGAAAAGTCCCTCTGCTCTCCCTATGCGAACATAACACTTCTGGTCCCAAAAACAGACCTGCTCCACAGCAGCAACACCATTTCCAGGGAGATCCTCATCCTGGTTCTCTTTGACATGCTGTTCCATAACTTCCTCACAGAGGATGTGAAGTCCTTCCAGGCCTTCCAAAAGGCTGCCTCCTACTCTAAGCTGAGCGCGGCTGATGATACCAGGGATGGCCTTAGAAAGCTGATGGATCTGCTGTAAATATTGATGAGCCGGCTTTTGTAAAACAAACCGGCCCTGCTGCTGCCCCATATAAGAGAAAATGCTGTTTCCGGCCCTGCCCGGGCCAAAAACAGCATTTTCTCTTATTTCACAGCTTCCTATATCCTATACTTTTATCTTTTTTCAGACACACTTCATTTTCAAGCTGTCTGTTTTATTCCAAGCTTTAAAATCCTTTAATTAACTCTCCATTCTTAGGTTCAAAGCGTCCGGTAAAGAAGCGCAGAACTTCTGGCTCATATACCCATTTAAGACCGCTGATGTCATGCCTCATCTGATACAGCTGGATTATTGCTTCAGCAACATAGTCCAGATGTGCATATGTATAAACTCTTCTCGGAATGGTCAGACGGATTGTCTCCAGCTTCGGCACATGGTTCTCTCCTGTCTTAATGTCTCTTCCTGCGGAGACAATGCCGCGTTCCATGGTTCTGACACCGGAGAACTCATAAACAGCTGCTGCCAGAGCCTGAGCCGGGAAGTCCGTTTTCTGATCCAGATGATCTAAGAATGCACGGGCATCTACGAAAATTGCATGACCGCCGCTGGGCTTAACCATAGGAACTCCTGCAGCGTCCAGCTTTTCCCCAAGGTAACGGATCTGATTTACGCGGTGGCTGATGTAGTTGTATTCCATTGACTCTCTAAGGCCAATTGCCATGGCCTCCATATCTCTTCCTGCCATTCCGCCGTAGGTAGGCATGCCTTCATACTGTACGACCATTCCAGTTGCACGGATATATAAATCTTTATCATTCATGCACAGGAAGCCGCCGATATTGGTCAGGCAGTCTTTTTTTCCGGACATGGTACAGCCATCGCCGTAGGAGAACAATTCGTGAACAATCTCCTTAATGGTCTTATCCTCATAGCCTTTTTCTCTTGTCTTGATGAAATATGCGTTCTCCACACATCTGGTGGCATCGAACATTACCTTAATGCCATACTTATGAGCCATCTCAGACACAGCCTTAATGTTAGCCATGGAAACCGGCTGTCCGCCTGCCAGGTTTACAGTGACTGCAAGGCAGATATATGGGATCCTGTCTGCACCGACTTCGTCAATGAGAGCCTGGAACTTATTTAAGTCCACATTGCCCTTGAAGTCCAGAATTGCGCCTGGATCATGGGCTTCGTCAATAACCACGTCTCGGAAAGTAGCTCCATTGTGTTCCTGATGGAACCGGGTTGTGGTGAAATACATGTTACCAGGTACATAGTCTCCCGGCTTAATGGTAAGAGAAGACAGAATGTTCTCTGCGCCGCGTCCCTGATGAGTAGGAACAACATATTTGAATCCAAAGAGTTCGCGCACAGTCTCCTCTAAATGGTAAAAGTTTCTGGATCCGCCGTAAGCTTCGTCACCCAGCATCAGTCCTGCCCACTGTCTGTCACTCATTGCATTTGTTCCGGAATCTGTCAGAAGGTCAATAAAACATTCCTCTGATTTTAACAGGAACGTATTATATCCTGCTGTCCTGATGGCTTCTTTTCTCTCTTCTTTGTTTAAGTTGCCCATAGGCTCTACCATCTTGATTTTGAAAGGCTCCGGTGCAAATTTCATCATATCCATTACTATTCCTCCTGCAAAATATTTATATTTTTATTTTTTTTAATTAAAAAATTCTTTTCGTAATCCTTAAGGGATGCAATGGCCTGGCCTGATAAGGGAATGATTGCCAGCATATTGAAAATGGTCATAAGCCCTACACCAAGGTCTCCTAAATCCCACACAAAGCTATATGCAGCGATTCCGCCGACAAACAGCATCACCAGTGCAAAAATCTTATATCCTGTCTGAGCTGCCCATGTATCCTTGAAAATATAAGCCACATTGCTGCGCGCATAGTACAGAATGCCAATAAATGTGGAAAAGCTGAACAGAAACAGGATAATCGCGATAAAAATAACTCCGAATCTACCCAGGTGATAGTTCATAGCTCCCTGCAAAAGATCCATTCCCTCTAATCCGCTGATAACCTCAGCCGGTGCCAAAAGCATCAGAAATGCGGAACAGCTGCAGATTGCCAGGGTATCAATGAAAACACCCAGAGACTGAATCAGCCCCTGCGTTACCGGATGATCCACCTCGGCAGCCGCTGCTGCACAGGGGGCGGAGCCGCTTCCGGCCTCATTTGAAAAAAGTCCCCGCTTTACTCCGTTCATAACAACGGCTCCCATTCCTCCTCCTACCATAGGCTTAAGTCCAAATGCCTGGGAAAAGATGCTGTCAAACACAGCCGGAAGATGAACGATATTCCTGGCAATAATGAAAAGCGTAATTGCAATATAAGCGCATGCCATAATCGGCACAACCTTATCCAGTACCTTCACTGTGGCATTCTTACGGAGCACAATGCATGCGGAAACCGCAACCAGAACCACTGTCGTGGTGATCTGGGGAATGCCAAATGCATTTTTAAAGGCAGTGGAAACCGAATTTCCGATTACCTGGCTGATACCGGCCCAGCAAAGCAGACCAGAGAGCGCAAACGCAATTCCAAGGAATGTGCACTTGCATCCTTTTATGTAATAGGTGTTGCCGTCCATTGCCACATACTCTGCTTCCTTCTTTACATCCTTTACAAAGATATCTTCATGCTTCACCTTTGTAATAAACCGGATCCGGTTCATGAAATAGGCAGGTCCGCCTCTGTATCCTCCATAGAGAGGATCCTTTTCTTTGTAAATCTGCGCCAGCGTTGATTCAATGAATGAAGTAGACGAGCCTATAATGGCAGTCACCCACATCCAGAATACTGCGCCTGCGCCGCCAAAGGAAATGGCCGCTACCACGCCTGCCAGGTTCCCCATACCCACGCGGGTGGCCGTGGCGATGATCAATGCCTGAAGACCAGAGATGGAATTCTGATCCTCTCCCTTTTTTTTCCTCAAAGTCGCCCGAATCATTTCAGGAAAAAGCCGGAACGGCAGGAATCTTGTTTTAACGGTGAAATAAAGTCCTGCGGGAATCAGCAGGATTACCAGCAATGATATGCCGAACTGGGTTTCACCATTTGAAAATTCCAGAATAAACATGTCGCCCCACAACAGTTTATTAAGTGCCGTTACAATCTTTACGATGTAAAACACCAGCCATTCAAATAGATGCATTTCCCTATCCTCCTTTACATATTTAGTTTTTGCTTTCTACCTTCAAGTCCGTTTTGTGATGCATGATGTATGATGCATCATATGTGTTAGGTTTATTATACAACTAAAAGGCATTTTGTCAATATTTTTTTTTAACATTTTTTATATTTCTGCGGTTGTGGGAAATATATAGACAAGCCCGGCCAACAATTGTCCCTATTATTGCTTTTAAAAGAGATTTATAGTAAGATGTAAACTACAAGTAATTAAGACAAGCAGGAAGGAGAAGATGATAATGAGTACTCTTGTGAAAATGACCTTAAGCGAACAGATATACAATATCCTAAAAAATGAGATCATGAGCGGAACCATTCCTCTGGGAAGCAAAATAACAAACAGAGAACTGCAGGAACGCTTTTTAGTTTCCTCCACACCGGTGCGGGATACCATCAACAAGCTTTATCAGGATGGCCTGGTAAAAGAGGTTACTAAAACAGGCGCCCAGGTGATCAGCTTTGACTATGGATATGCGACAGAAATCAATGAATTCATTGCGGCTATCTCCTGTGTAGCTCTCAAAATGACCGTTGCCAAGGGTACTGACAGGGAAGTGACAAAGCATTTGAAGGAATATTTAAAAAAGCAGACAATTGCTCCGGATGATGATGCCTACTTTGACGCAGACTTCCATTTTCATAAGTCATTTTTTGACTTCTGCGGCAATCAGTTCTTAAAAGAGACCTACAAAAGATACAATCTTCTCCGTTTCCTGCTGATAAAGTTTGCTATCCGCACAGCGGAAGACCGGTCCTGCTCCACCAAGCAGCACGGGGATATTGTCAATGCCTACAGCTCCGGCCAATTTGACCTTGCCTCCCAGCTTCTGGAGCAGCACTATATCCACGGCCTTTCGCTGATTAAAGGATACAATCCATAAGAAAAACCAAGAGGCTGAGTAACCGCTTTAAATCCCACCTTACGATGGGCGGGTCCTGCCTATATCCTTTCTGCTGCCGGTCGTATTTCCGGACTTTCACCTTATAGAACGTACACCCGTTGGACGCATCAAAAAAGAAGCTGCACACTAATCACTTAGTGTGGCAGCCCCCTCTTTCCCTGCTGAAATATTCTATTTCTTTAGTTTTCTGCCTCAATCCCCTTATAGAAAATATCCGCTTATCTGACAAGGTGATCAGTCATCCTCCTCCGGGACCAGCTCCGTAGTCTCATTCTTAGGCGGCATGGCAAAGGAGAAAATAATAAATCCAATCAGCCCCGCGATCAGCCCCGGTATAATGGGCTGGCTGAATTTGACTCCAAACAGCACGCCTCCGGAAATATGCTCTAAATATACTACCACAATGGTTCCTGCTATGAGAGAAGCAATGGTTCCCGCTGATGACGCCTTTTTCCAGTAATGCCCCATAACATAAGGGAAGAACGAGCCTGCAGCCCGAAGGGTAAAGCAAAACATGAGAATGGATACGATGCTCTGGGTATTAAACAGGGCAATGAACATGGAGGCCACGCCTACCAGACACATAACGATTTTTGTGACTCTCATGACAGACTGGCTGGAAGCATCCGGCTTTAACACGGCCTTATAAATATCATTGGAGAAGATGGACCCTGCTCCCAAAAGATCGGAATCCGAACTTGACATGGTTGCTGAGATAATGCCGGAAAACAAAAGTCCGCAGACCACTGCTGGCATGGTGTTGATTGCCAGGATCGGAAGCGCATATCTGGCTCCCACCTCTGCAAACTGCTCAGAATTAAATTTCCCCATATTCATCAGTGCCAGGGTAATGACTCCCAGAATTGTGGGAATAAAGGCATAGATGAAGTTGATAAGGGCTGCCAGCCAGGCTCCGCCTTTTGCTGCCTTCTCATCCTTGGCCGCATAAAAACGGGATACCGCCTCCTGCCCCACGGAGAATGTAGCTGTGTACATGATGATAAGGGAAATGATTCCGAATAAATCATAGCCCTGGAACATGCTTAAGGTTCCCTCCGGAATATTAGCCGTCACATTTTCCCAGCCTCCTGCAAACCGGAGCGCAAAAGGTACTGCAATGATCATTCCGATAACAATGAGAAACACCTGGACAAAGTCCGTCAGGGTAACACTCCATAAGCCTCCCATAATGGAGTAGACCGTTACCACTACCGCCACGATGATGACTGCCACCTGGTAATCTATGCCCAGCATGGTGGACAAAATAACCGCTGATGCAATAAACTGTCCCGCCGTAAGCCCTACCAGGGGCAAAAGCATGATAACAGCCGTAATGATGCCGCAGGACTTATTATAACGCCTTCGGAAATATTCCGGTACCGTCTTAACCGTTGCAGCCCTGAACCGGGGCGCAATAAAGCTTAAAATGGCAAATGCGATCCCCATGGTGATTATGTACCAGGAAGCACTGAGTCCAAAGCCTGACATCCCGTTCTGCACCACTCCAAGGGAACTTCCCCCGCCGATTTCCGTAGCAGCCAGCGTTCCGGCCATGAGAAGCGGCCCAAGGCGGCGTCCAGCCACCAGAAAGTCTGTACTGGTAGAAATCTTGGAGGATGAATACCAACCGATCCACAGCATGAGCAGCAGATAAATGATAACAATAGCAGTAACAACAACATTTGCTCCCATAAAAAACCCCTCCTGTTTTTATATGAAAATTCTTTTATGAATCCAGTTTAACACATTCACAGGGCAGGGCACACAACCGATTCTGCCGATTTCCCACCAAATATGCAGATTCTTTCTCTCCGCTTGACTTCTCTGAAAAATCTCAATAAAATGGAATGAGATCGGAGGGACTTTTCTATGCTGCGTATTGCCATCTGTGACGACAGCAGAGAGGACAGGAAGAGGATTCTTGACTTTGTGCGCGACTACTATAAAAAGCATGATATGGATGCTCAGATTGATGATTTTGAAACCGCCGGAACATTGCTTTCCGCGGAAGAAACCTATGACATCTATCTTCTGGATGTCATCATGCCTGACATGACCGGCATTGAAGCCGCCAAAAGGCTGGTGAAAAAGAAAGAAGCTCCTGTAATCATATTCATCACCTCATCCTTAGAATCCGCCGTAGACGGTTACCGGGTCAATGCTTCAGGCTTTGTCTTAAAGCCCCTGGCGGAAAAGGATTTTGAGGAAACCTTAAAACGGGTCATGGAACAAAACTTTAAATCCAGGGAAGCTGCGATTTCCATCATACATAACCGGGTTCCCATGGAGCTTAAGCTAAGCCGGATCCTGTACTTTGAAAACAGGCTGCACCGGGTCTACATTGTCCTTAAAAACGGGGAGGTTCTTTCCATCCACCAAAAGCTCAATGAGCTTCAGGAGGAATTAAAGCCTCAGACCTGCTTTCTCCGCTGCCACCAAAGCTATATTGTAAACTTGAACCACGTGGAAGCTTTGGAAGCCACGGGCTTTGTGATGACAAACGGGGATATGGTCCCTGTTTCCCGCAATTTTTACAAGGAATGCAAATACGTTTACTATCATTTTCAATTGAAGTGAGGCAGCCATGAACGAAGCAGCATGTAATGTTATATTAAATCTGATCAATCTGGCAGTCCGCATGATGCCTATTTTTGTCTGTCTGGAGCCAAAAAGGAAGAACCGGGAAAACATCGCGGCAGTATCCGTTTATCTCTGGGTCATCATGGTATCCCTCCAATCTCTGTTTCACATCAGGGAACCGGTGTTTCTCTTCGTCCAGGGGATCTTCTCCTGCCTCTTTTTTCTCCTTCTTCTCATATTTTTTAACGGAGAGCTGATAAAAAAGGTATTTCTTTACTTATCCGCCTGGCTTTTTGCAGTCTTATCCATGTCATTAAACGAGTTTGCCGCCTCGGTTTTGGGAAAATCCATATTCCTTTCCTACAGTCAGATCTGCGTCATCGTTTCCTTCCTGTCCGCCTGCGGATTTTATATTTTTGTCCGTTACTGGCTAAAGGATAGGACCGGTCAGCTTTTTATCCAGCTGTCCAGACGCTCCCATCTGCTCCTTGCCGCGTATCCGGCTATTTCCCTGGCCATTTCCCTGTTTGGCACCTCCACCATCTTTTCCAGAGAATCCCTTGCAAAAAGAGGGTTTGAAGATGTGGTTTTCTATCTTGCCTTCTGCACCATGATCCTGGTGCTTTATGTCATGATCCTGGACGGCACCCTGGAAGCTGTATCCAGAAAGAAAACAGAGGAAGAGCTTATATTTGCCAGGCAGCTCATCGGAAAGCAGAGAGAGCATTACAACCAGATGCTGGAACATGCAGATGAGCTTCGGATCATCCGCCACGATTTCAGGCACCATATCCACGCCCTTCTCCATATGGACAAAGATCAGCAGAGAAAATACTTACTTGATCTAAACAAGGAGTTAGATACCCCAAAAGAGCAAAATTACTGTGAAAATCCTGCCGTCAACCAGGTCCTTCAGGAATACGGCACCCGCTGCCAGGAAAACCAGATCGAATTCGTGGCAAGTCTGGATATATCCGCCCACATCCCAATCGATGACTTAACTCTTTGCATTGTCATCGGCAATCTTATGGAAAACTCCATGGAAGCCTGCTTAAAGCTTAAGGAAAACCGCTTTATCCATTTGCAGGCAAGGTGGATGCAGGATCATCTCATGATGCTTGCGGAAAATTCCTACAACGGCCAGATCAGAGAAAGCGGAGGAAAGCTTTTGTCCAGCAAACAGGATGGAGGCCTGGGGCTGTTAAGCATCCGCAGGATATTAAACCGGCCGGGAGATGACTTTGACATATGCTTTAACGATACCACCTTTACGGCCATGGTAAATATCATGGACCGCTCCGGCATCTGACCGGCTGGGGGACTGATGAGATGGCCGCAGGAATCCTTGCATCAAAGTTTTCCAAGGTGGTTGACGGAATTTATCAGACCATTAACATCATGGAAAATGATGAAAACAAGAAACGGATTGCAAAAAATCCGGAAGAATGCGGGATTCCATTTGATGTGAAATATCAGTATAATTACTATAAGGACTGTTAGAACAAATTTAAGATTCTGAAAAAAACAAGCATGAAAAATTACCGGGAAAACCGATATGTTTCATGCTTGTTTTAATTTCCGCCTTTCGTCACAGCCAAGGCATCTAACGCTTAACCTTTGGCCAGTATCAAAGCCGTATCCAGCGCTGAGAATGCGGGACGTTTCATGATGATCCTGGGAAATTCACTATGAATGACTAAAGACAATTCCGTTCCCATTATCTTATTTTTTAACAGCACACTTCCCCAGAACCATAATTCCACAGGCTTTTCTCCCTCATACTTGTAAAGTCCGGCCTTATAATAAACATCTCTGACAAGAGTCAGCAGTTCATCCCTGCACTCCTTAAGAATCTCTGATCCTGCTTCCTCACCCATATCACAGGCCTTTTCTGCAAGGATTGCATAAGAGGCAATTTCCGACTTCTCCATAAGCCTGTCATTGACAAAACCATTGATCTCATCTAATGTTGTTAAGCCGCTTTTCTCTGAAAACAACTGATACAGCACAGGACACTTCTGCCTTCCGTCAATATGATTGGCAGCCGCTCTTATTACCTTCATCCCCATGTGAAAACCGCTTCCCTCATCACTGAGTACATGTCCCCAGCCTCCGCAGCGAACAATCTCCCCGGATTCCCCTCTTGCAAATGCGATGGAGCCGGTACCGCTTACCAGCACAATGGCCGGTCCGGAGGACATATGAAGAAAAATTTCACAATCATTATGGACTGTTATGCTTTCCTGTTTAAACCCCATTTCCATAAAAGATCTTCTGCATTCCTCTTCCTGCCTTTTGGAATCAATTCCGCTGGCGGCAACGCAAACCTTGATACAGTCTTCTGCCTTCAAATGATTTTCCTCCAGGACAGGCAGAATCAGGCTGCGGTATTTTTCATTGCACAGCTTAAATCCATCTGTATTCATGGTACCTCCCGCACCATAAAACTCTCCAATGACTTTGCCCTCAGCGGACTCGATCTTCATTCGTGCAACCGTTCCGCCTATGTCTAAACCAGCATAGTATTTCATAATACCCTCCTAAATTAAGCTTTTGT of the Lacrimispora indolis DSM 755 genome contains:
- a CDS encoding LytR/AlgR family response regulator transcription factor, whose translation is MLRIAICDDSREDRKRILDFVRDYYKKHDMDAQIDDFETAGTLLSAEETYDIYLLDVIMPDMTGIEAAKRLVKKKEAPVIIFITSSLESAVDGYRVNASGFVLKPLAEKDFEETLKRVMEQNFKSREAAISIIHNRVPMELKLSRILYFENRLHRVYIVLKNGEVLSIHQKLNELQEELKPQTCFLRCHQSYIVNLNHVEALEATGFVMTNGDMVPVSRNFYKECKYVYYHFQLK
- a CDS encoding GHKL domain-containing protein, whose translation is MNEAACNVILNLINLAVRMMPIFVCLEPKRKNRENIAAVSVYLWVIMVSLQSLFHIREPVFLFVQGIFSCLFFLLLLIFFNGELIKKVFLYLSAWLFAVLSMSLNEFAASVLGKSIFLSYSQICVIVSFLSACGFYIFVRYWLKDRTGQLFIQLSRRSHLLLAAYPAISLAISLFGTSTIFSRESLAKRGFEDVVFYLAFCTMILVLYVMILDGTLEAVSRKKTEEELIFARQLIGKQREHYNQMLEHADELRIIRHDFRHHIHALLHMDKDQQRKYLLDLNKELDTPKEQNYCENPAVNQVLQEYGTRCQENQIEFVASLDISAHIPIDDLTLCIVIGNLMENSMEACLKLKENRFIHLQARWMQDHLMMLAENSYNGQIRESGGKLLSSKQDGGLGLLSIRRILNRPGDDFDICFNDTTFTAMVNIMDRSGI
- a CDS encoding BadF/BadG/BcrA/BcrD ATPase family protein, producing MKYYAGLDIGGTVARMKIESAEGKVIGEFYGAGGTMNTDGFKLCNEKYRSLILPVLEENHLKAEDCIKVCVAASGIDSKRQEEECRRSFMEMGFKQESITVHNDCEIFLHMSSGPAIVLVSGTGSIAFARGESGEIVRCGGWGHVLSDEGSGFHMGMKVIRAAANHIDGRQKCPVLYQLFSEKSGLTTLDEINGFVNDRLMEKSEIASYAILAEKACDMGEEAGSEILKECRDELLTLVRDVYYKAGLYKYEGEKPVELWFWGSVLLKNKIMGTELSLVIHSEFPRIIMKRPAFSALDTALILAKG